In Cydia splendana chromosome 26, ilCydSple1.2, whole genome shotgun sequence, the following are encoded in one genomic region:
- the LOC134803553 gene encoding dentin sialophosphoprotein-like gives MPNKYFIYAGGRWCEVDMRRGRVEGFRQRARFCYLRGGKLEVGRTATILRALRALAAGAGGAARDSAPLLHRRRHKRRESVRAHRCCSQHRHHSRSRCDVNANELGDKATSLAVQAQETSPRKRKRSASEESHSKAKQIKSDEATQKTKSPQKKAVEDKEELIVKSLLEDSKENKSPQKKTVKVRAPEEEKLVQSLLESSSSEDIKEQIQTPKKPGPRSRKETQRSPQKLQKAKTVVRGKEEQKLVQSLLQTSSDDEQVPNNPSPKSQRSLSDSSSSLSEQKEMCKELVIDDHDVRVLRRFLARTVEAEELKRFDKDEEYKTRVFYKLNPLVCLKRCGPLEKLLTQRLTLKEFARHLGLRSVADVTPEKRYRMRHSTRQARNTASITSDSEKEKANPVPSEKEKRNPVPPKRRQLWNRNREMFSSSQSPLSSELKVKPQIHRPARNSSRDTTDSDTEAKQHIRRHLERRASAKLNPERKKTNDVDSIVVESDSDESSKSGNQRKTRRKSKGTADDDESMLVSDDNSSNADGNERKTRRKSKGTKEDKKSVLVSDDNSSNADGNERKTRRKSKGTKEDKKSVLVSDDNSSNADGNERKTRRKSKGTKEDKKSVLVSDDNSSNADGNERKTRRKSKGTKEDKKSVLVSDDNSSNADGNERKTRRKSKGTKEDKKSVLVSDNNSSNAGGNQRKTRRKSKGTKEDKKSVLVSDDNSSNADGNERKTRRKSKGAKEDKKSVLVSDDNSSNAGGNQRKTRRKSKGTKEDKKSVLVSDDNSSNADGNERKTRRKSKGTKEDKKSVLVSDDNSSNAGGNQRKTRRKSKGAKENNESVLVSDDSDSVVVQKQRKSRSGTRAKSKTADDESVVISDESEQSDSKKSDSPSESAGRSTRRTRSQGPEKRVLREHNKSVIVSDSDSNAQRKRRTSRTKSKETNKRHGESIPISDSNTDENQVKNVRTRSKDPNKDLKDIKANDRKEKKESDRNTEKDVGSTETKKTTRSSMKITEDNSKENDKTKRSKKDEKSSIIENTAKNRKDKPGPSRRELKESPKKPETDNDQDKSEISNSSDAFETTKFSPKKNREKIKSGKLLAKRISAMNMPRNHKGKFVKQKPDNTDNRNKINVKDKAEKANDDGVEKGSQKDKNKGNDKNRPDNETDKEKNKVLKVKIDRDRDEKERSKGSDDKKTENKGKENNRKAAAVSSMFVKPVKFKKSSVANGREYTSAEDHAIVAWISLGNRMRMVNGNAIWRELQSEYTRLTSQTRSWHSLRNRYLRYILPSLGQLALPPSQVSRLRAAAAVGKIKPRRNSIFKTQRVVSASTVGRIRFRPVSDFDSDSDKKAATPPPSPPPPLAPTPPRRRPAPSPPNPASAPRLRPRSSNVSATPTPKKRRIHHL, from the exons ATGCCGAATAAGTACTTTATTTACGCCGGCGGGCGTTGGTGCGAAGTGGACATGCGGCGGGGCCGCGTGGAGGGCTTTCGTCAACGCGCGCGTTTTTGCTACTTACGCGGCGGAAAGTTGGAAGTGGGACGCACTGCGACTATCTTGCGGGCGCTGCGGGCGCTGGCGGCCGGTGCCGGCGGCGCTGCGCGGGATTCCGCGCCTCTACTTCACCGGCGACGTCATAA GCGGCGAGAGAGTGTGCGCGCGCACCGCTGCTGCTCCCAGCATCGCCATCATTCCAG ATCTAGATGCGATGTAAACGCCAACGAGTTAGGCGACAAGGCAACCTCTTTAGCTGTCCAAGCCCAAGAGACTTCGCCGCGCAAAAGAAAAAGATCCGCCAGTGAAGAATCACACAGCAAAGCGAAGCAGATTAAGAGTGACGAAGCAACACAAAAAACTAAGTCTCCGCAAAAGAAGGCAGTAGAAGATAAAGAGGAGTTAATTGTGAAAAGTCTATTAGAAGACAGTAAGGAAAATAAGTCACCGCAAAAGAAAACTG TAAAAGTACGAGCCCCGGAAGAAGAGAAACTAGTACAAAGTCTTCTAGAAAGCAGCTCCTCAGAAGACATAAAGGAACAGATACAGACACCTAAGAAGCCGGGACCAAGATCACGCAAAGAAACACAAAGAAGTCCGCAGAAGTTGCAGAAAGCCAAGACTGTAGTGAGAGGGAAAGAAGAACAGAAGTTAGTGCAGTCGCTGCTGCAGaccagttctgatgatgaacAG GTTCCAAACAACCCTTCACCCAAATCTCAGCGGTCCCTCTCGGACAGCAGTTCCTCGTTGTCAGAGCAGAAAGAGATGTGCAAGGAGCTAGTAATCGATGACCATGACGTGAGGGTGCTGCGCCGGTTCTTGGCCAGGACTGTAGAAGCTGAGGAGCTCAAGAG ATTTGACAAAGACGAGGAATACAAAACCCGAGTGTTCTACAAACTTAACCCGCTGGTGTGCCTGAAACGGTGCGGGCCGCTAGAAAAGCTGCTGACACAGCGGCTCACGTTAAAGGAGTTTGCCAGACACCTAGGGCTTAGGAGTGTAGCCGACGTCACCCCGGAGAAAAG GTATCGTATGAGGCACAGCACTCGACAGGCGCGCAACACAGCCAGTATAACCAGCGACAGTGAGAAAGAGAAGGCGAATCCCGTCCCGAGTGAGAAAGAGAAGCGGAATCCCGTCCCGCCGAAGAGGAGGCAGCTGTGGAACAGGAACAGAGAGATGTTCAGCAGCTCCCA ATCACCCTTGTCCAGCGAGTTGAAAGTCAAGCCGCAGATACACAGACCGGCTAGAAACAGTTCCCGAGACACCACTGACAGCGACACAGAGGCCAAGCAACACATCCGGAGACACCTCGAGAGAAGGGCCAGTGCCAAGCTCAACCCGgagagaaaaaaaactaatgatGTTGACTCTATAGTTGTAGAGAGTGATAGTGATGAAAGTAGTAAATCTGGTAATCAAAGGAAAACTAGACGTAAGTCTAAAGGAACAGCGGACGATGATGAATCTATGCTAGTTAGTGATGATAATAGTAGTAATGCTGATGGTAATGAAAGGAAAACTAGACGCAAGTCTAAAGGAACAAAGGAAGATAAAAAATCTGTGCTAGTTAGTGATGATAATAGTAGTAATGCTGATGGTAATGAAAGGAAAACTAGACGCAAGTCTAAAGGAACAAAGGAAGATAAAAAATCTGTGCTAGTTAGTGATGATAATAGTAGTAATGCTGATGGTAATGAAAGGAAAACTAGACGCAAGTCTAAAGGAACAAAGGAAGATAAAAAATCTGTGCTAGTTAGTGATGATAATAGTAGTAATGCTGATGGTAATGAAAGGAAAACTAGACGCAAGTCTAAAGGAACAAAGGAAGATAAAAAATCTGTGCTAGTTAGTGATGATAATAGTAGTAATGCTGATGGTAATGAAAGGAAAACTAGACGCAAGTCTAAAGGAACAAAGGAAGATAAAAAGTCTGTGCTAGTTAGTGATAATAATAGTAGTAATGCTGGTGGTAATCAAAGGAAAACTAGACGCAAGTCTAAAGGAACAAAGGAAGATAAAAAATCTGTGCTAGTTAGTGATGATAATAGTAGTAATGCTGATGGTAATGAAAGGAAAACTAGACGCAAGTCTAAAGGAGCAAAGGAAGATAAAAAATCTGTGCTAGTTAGTGATGATAATAGTAGTAATGCTGGTGGTAATCAAAGGAAAACTAGACGCAAGTCTAAAGGAACAAAGGAAGATAAAAAATCTGTGCTAGTTAGTGATGATAATAGTAGTAATGCTGATGGTAATGAAAGGAAAACTAGACGCAAGTCTAAAGGAACAAAGGAAGATAAAAAATCTGTGCTAGTTAGTGATGATAATAGTAGTAATGCTGGTGGTAATCAAAGGAAAACTAGACGCAAGTCTAAAGGAGCAAAGGAAAATAACGAATCTGTGCTGGTTAGTGATGACAGTGATAGTGTTGTCGTTCAAAAACAACGAAAATCTAGAAGCGGAACTAGAGCAAAGAGCAAAACTGCTGATGATGAATCAGTGGTTATTAGTGATGAATCTGAACAGAGTGATAGCAAAAAAAGTGATAGTCCTAGTGAAAGCGCTGGACGATCCACTAGGAGAACGAGATCTCAAGGTCCGGAAAAGAGAGTGCTAAGAGAACACAACAAGTCTGTAATTGTTAGTGATTCAGATAGTAATGCGCAACGAAAACGTAGGACTTCTAGAACAAAGTCTAAGGAGACTAATAAAAGGCATGGTGAATCTATTCCAATTAGTGATAGTAATACAGATGAAAATCAGGTGAAAAATGTCCGAACTAGATCTAAAGACCCTAACAAAGACTTAAAggatattaaagcaaatgatagaaaggaaaaaaaagaaagtgATAGAAATACTGAAAAAGACGTAGGTTCAACTGAAACTAAAAAAACAACTAGGTCATCCATGAAGATTACAGAAGATAACTCTAAAGAGAATGACAAGACAAAGAGATCTAAAAAAGATGAAAAATCTAGTATAATAGAAAACACAGCTAAAAATAGAAAAGATAAACCAGGACCATCAAGAAGAGAACTTAAAGAAAGTCCTAAGAAGCCAGAAACGGATAACGATCAAGATAAGTCAGAAATAAGCAATAGTAGCGACGCATTTGAGACAACTAAGTTTTCACCAAAGAAAAATagagagaaaataaaatcaGGTAAGCTTTTGGCGAAAAGAATATCAGCTATGAATATGCCAAGAAATCATAAAGGGAAATTCGTTAAACAAAAGCCGGATAATACTGataatagaaataaaattaatgtaaaGGATAAAGCTGAAAAAGCGAATGATGATGGAGTTGAAAAAGGGAGtcaaaaagataaaaataaaggaaatgACAAAAACAGACCGGACAATGAAACAgataaggaaaaaaataaagtGTTAAAAGTCAAAATAGATAGAGACAGGGATGAAAAGGAGAGAAGTAAAGGTAGTGACGATAAAAAGACTGAAAATAAGGGCAAGGAGAATAATAGAAAAGCGGCGGCCGTTAGCAGCATGTTTGTCAAACCTGTTAAATTTAAGAA GTCTAGCGTGGCGAATGGGCGTGAATACACGTCAGCAGAAGACCACGCGATCGTGGCGTGGATATCGCTCGGCAACAGGATGCGTATGGTCAACGGCAACGCCATATGGCGGGAGCTGCAGAGCGAATATACACGTCTCACGTCGCAGA CTCGGTCGTGGCATTCGCTCCGGAACCGGTACCTGCGGTACATCCTGCCTTCGCTAGGCCAGCTAGCCCTGCCTCCATCTCAAGTGTCGCGgctacgcgccgccgccgccgtcg GTAAGATAAAGCCACGGCGGAACTCAATATTCAAGACCCAGCGCGTGGTCAGCGCGTCCACCGTCGGACGGATACGGTTTCGGCCCGTGTCCGACTTTGACTCGGATTCCGATAAAAAAG CGGCCACGCCGCCGCCCTCGCCCCCTCCCCCCCTCGCCCCtaccccgccgcgccgccgccccgcGCCCTCCCCCCCTAACCCCGCCAGCGCGCCGCGCCTGCGCCCGCGCTCCTCCAACGTAAGCGCAACGCCCACGCCTAAGAAGAGACGGATTCATCACTTATAA